In Numidum massiliense, a single genomic region encodes these proteins:
- a CDS encoding IS3 family transposase, whose translation MQTVLRIVHVPRSTYYYQKHYRVKEKKVSGGRPAPGYSFTNSGQKVSDEQIKEWLMELVSGDGYAYGYRKLTVALRSTYDLVINKKKVYRLCKRLGILLPQRRKRIRHPRRLARNRLVERSNELWETDIKYGYIAGENRFFFLLSYIDVYDRSIIDYHVGLACEGQDAVQVLQRALSTRGLQEAQEKPIIRTDNGPQFVSKVFEEACEHYGCEHERIPPNTPNKNAHIEAFHRIVEDECFNKYSFETYEEAYRTVIGFMDFYNNRRIHGSIGDMSPAQFFHAHQTSSLRTKAVRL comes from the coding sequence ATCCAAACCGTTTTACGGATTGTCCACGTACCGCGTTCCACCTATTACTATCAGAAACACTATCGGGTGAAGGAGAAGAAAGTAAGTGGGGGGAGACCGGCACCAGGTTACTCCTTCACAAACAGCGGGCAAAAAGTGTCCGACGAACAAATTAAAGAATGGCTTATGGAGCTCGTCTCGGGTGATGGCTACGCGTATGGGTACCGAAAATTAACGGTGGCGCTCCGTTCGACGTACGATTTAGTCATTAATAAGAAAAAAGTGTACCGTCTCTGCAAACGGTTAGGCATCTTACTGCCGCAGCGACGGAAGCGAATCCGCCACCCTAGGCGCCTTGCACGTAACCGCCTCGTTGAGCGATCGAATGAGCTGTGGGAAACAGACATCAAGTATGGGTACATTGCCGGAGAAAACCGCTTTTTCTTCCTGCTTTCCTACATTGACGTTTATGACCGTTCGATTATTGACTATCATGTTGGATTAGCTTGCGAAGGTCAAGACGCTGTTCAGGTGCTACAACGAGCGCTTTCGACACGCGGGCTTCAGGAGGCACAAGAAAAGCCGATCATCCGGACGGACAATGGTCCACAGTTCGTATCTAAAGTATTCGAAGAAGCTTGTGAACACTACGGTTGTGAGCACGAACGTATTCCGCCGAACACACCGAATAAAAATGCCCATATTGAGGCGTTTCATCGGATCGTTGAGGACGAATGCTTCAACAAGTATTCCTTTGAGACGTACGAGGAAGCATATCGTACCGTCATAGGCTTTATGGACTTTTATAACAACCGCCGCATACACGGTAGTATTGGGGACATGAGCCCCGCGCAGTTTTTCCATGCGCATCAAACATCTTCGTTGCGCACGAAAGCCGTTCGACTCTGA
- the istB gene encoding IS21-like element helper ATPase IstB, with protein sequence MKDMIAAHCKALKLGSHIVDVYPTIQAETHEQFLAQLLASEVAQREVNRKNRLLKQANFDRIKTFEGYVFEGIELPRPLSIDTLKEVSFVARKENLILYGPVGTGKTHLATAIGVAACNQGQRVKFYRTAALVNALIDANQKGQLQRFIQQLEKVDLLICDEWGYIPLNGEGAQLLFQVIAGCYEKRSVILTTNLEFSKWNSVFHDERLTNAIIDRLVHYSYLITFSGTSYRLKHSYMNW encoded by the coding sequence ATGAAAGACATGATTGCCGCCCACTGCAAGGCGCTAAAACTCGGCAGTCACATCGTCGATGTTTATCCGACTATTCAGGCAGAGACACATGAACAGTTCCTTGCACAATTACTCGCTAGTGAAGTGGCACAGCGGGAGGTGAACCGTAAAAACCGGTTACTCAAGCAAGCGAATTTTGATAGGATCAAAACGTTTGAGGGGTATGTGTTCGAAGGGATCGAGCTCCCCCGCCCCCTCAGTATCGATACATTAAAGGAGGTATCTTTTGTTGCGCGTAAAGAAAACCTAATTCTTTACGGCCCAGTCGGCACAGGGAAGACGCATCTTGCCACAGCCATCGGTGTGGCAGCCTGCAACCAAGGGCAGCGCGTAAAGTTTTACCGCACAGCGGCGCTCGTGAATGCATTGATTGACGCTAACCAAAAGGGGCAATTGCAACGATTTATACAGCAGTTGGAGAAGGTGGACTTGCTCATCTGCGACGAATGGGGGTACATCCCCCTTAACGGGGAAGGCGCGCAGTTATTGTTTCAAGTCATTGCCGGATGCTATGAGAAGCGAAGCGTCATCCTCACGACTAACTTGGAATTTAGTAAGTGGAACAGTGTCTTTCACGATGAACGACTCACGAACGCGATCATCGATCGCCTTGTGCATTACAGTTACTTGATCACATTTAGTGGCACGAGTTACCGACTGAAGCATTCTTACATGAATTGGTAG
- a CDS encoding transposase produces MKRRQFTKEFKIQVAKEAMEVGNQALVARRYDLGSNLLNRWVREYKDGHYGDVPIESAQPREFSDLAQENDQLKRLLGEKDLEIAILRDLVKKQHPHLLKRLK; encoded by the coding sequence ATGAAACGCCGTCAGTTCACCAAGGAATTTAAAATCCAAGTCGCAAAGGAAGCCATGGAGGTTGGTAACCAAGCGCTAGTTGCTCGCCGCTATGATCTCGGTTCTAACTTGCTTAACCGATGGGTTCGCGAATATAAGGACGGGCACTACGGGGACGTCCCGATCGAATCCGCCCAACCACGCGAATTCAGTGATCTTGCTCAGGAAAATGATCAGCTAAAACGGTTGTTGGGCGAAAAGGATTTAGAAATTGCCATTTTGCGTGATCTTGTAAAAAAGCAGCACCCTCACTTGCTGAAAAGATTGAAGTAG
- the istA gene encoding IS21 family transposase, whose product MVHVHYIKSLYEREGLSLREIQRRTTHDFKTIKKYIDMEDWNETPKRKPRRSKLDPYKETIDDWLEGDLKAPRKQKHTARRVYERLKEMHGEAFNVSLRTVQYYVAKKKTALKEKTRGYIPLEHTPGEAQVDFGEATFEEKGQAFKGYYLNVSFPYSNAAYVQVFRAQNTECLLEGLKRIFAHVGGVPTRLWFDNLSAAVATICKNGERQLVDSFARFAYHHGFEPTFCNPNSGNEKGHVENKVGYHRRNFFVPIPKFEDLDAYNADLLQRCERDMQRTHYKHQEQIAERFQADAAQFKPLPRTAFDVHRMVKAKTDKYGKVCFQKNRYSTSPGLARQEVWLKVTCDRVIVQDESYRTIVTHSRIYGEGKEAMKWTPYLSLMAKRPNAMKYTAFYRQLPDPWREYLTVKERRPKGLRLLAEFLSQGDMQLATTALEETLAQGVDDADSLLATWYRLTGRANECSTLAVSHDVPSHAIYKTDLGSYDHLLRIRKGDGR is encoded by the coding sequence ATGGTTCACGTTCACTATATCAAGTCTTTATACGAAAGGGAAGGGCTATCTTTACGAGAAATTCAGCGGCGAACAACACACGACTTCAAAACGATTAAAAAGTACATCGACATGGAGGATTGGAATGAAACTCCGAAGCGGAAACCGCGTCGATCCAAACTGGATCCCTACAAGGAGACGATCGACGATTGGCTAGAGGGCGACTTAAAAGCTCCGCGTAAACAGAAGCATACTGCGCGACGCGTCTATGAACGCCTTAAGGAAATGCACGGTGAGGCCTTCAATGTATCGCTAAGGACCGTTCAGTACTACGTTGCCAAGAAGAAGACAGCACTTAAGGAGAAGACGCGCGGTTACATCCCGCTCGAACATACGCCGGGGGAGGCACAGGTCGACTTCGGAGAGGCTACGTTTGAAGAAAAGGGACAAGCCTTTAAAGGCTATTATTTAAACGTGTCGTTCCCATACAGCAATGCGGCCTACGTCCAAGTCTTCCGCGCACAAAATACCGAGTGTTTACTGGAAGGACTCAAACGAATCTTTGCGCATGTCGGTGGCGTCCCTACGCGTCTATGGTTTGACAACTTATCTGCGGCTGTAGCGACGATTTGTAAAAACGGTGAGCGCCAACTCGTCGATTCGTTTGCCCGGTTTGCCTATCACCACGGCTTCGAGCCTACCTTTTGCAACCCGAATAGCGGGAACGAAAAAGGGCATGTCGAAAATAAGGTCGGCTACCACCGGCGAAACTTCTTCGTCCCGATCCCTAAATTTGAGGATCTGGATGCTTATAACGCTGATCTACTACAGCGATGCGAACGGGATATGCAGCGTACGCACTATAAGCATCAGGAGCAGATCGCCGAACGGTTTCAAGCAGATGCTGCACAGTTCAAGCCACTGCCGCGCACAGCCTTTGACGTCCACCGCATGGTCAAAGCGAAAACTGATAAGTACGGAAAAGTATGCTTTCAGAAAAACCGTTACTCGACATCACCGGGGTTAGCACGTCAGGAAGTATGGCTCAAAGTGACCTGCGATCGCGTCATTGTACAAGATGAGTCCTATCGCACCATCGTCACGCACTCCCGTATCTACGGAGAAGGGAAAGAAGCGATGAAATGGACACCGTATTTGTCACTCATGGCGAAACGGCCCAATGCGATGAAGTATACGGCGTTTTACAGACAACTGCCCGACCCGTGGCGCGAGTACCTAACGGTCAAGGAGCGACGACCGAAGGGGTTGCGATTACTTGCGGAATTTCTAAGCCAAGGAGACATGCAACTTGCGACGACGGCATTGGAAGAAACACTCGCCCAAGGCGTGGATGACGCGGATAGCTTACTTGCCACTTGGTACCGTCTCACCGGGCGTGCGAATGAGTGCTCTACACTTGCTGTCTCACACGACGTGCCGTCACATGCTATTTACAAGACGGATCTTGGATCTTACGATCACTTGCTAAGAATAAGAAAAGGTGATGGGCGATGA
- the cas1b gene encoding type I-B CRISPR-associated endonuclease Cas1b: MRKTLYIFQSGELRRKDNSLYFESEERRKYIPVEDTNDIFIFGEVDVSKRFLEFASQKEICVHYFNHHGYYVGTFYPREHYNAGHVVVKQVEHYIDQEKRLALARAFVDGSIAQMMQVLKYYRGRVASGRDVLEELLIQMKSDQSQLAETETVEELMAVEGHARERYYQSFDYIMNNPDFVFEKRTKRPPKNRVNAMISFGNSICYTTVLSEIYKTFLDPRIGYLHATNFRRFSLNLDVAEIFKPIMVDRLIFSLVNKKMLTKKDFDGHTDGILLSETGRKKFVQELDKRMKTTVNHRHLGKSVSYRRLIRLELYKIQKHFLDERLYEPYQSLW; encoded by the coding sequence ATGAGGAAAACGTTGTATATTTTTCAAAGCGGGGAACTAAGGCGAAAAGACAACAGTCTTTACTTTGAATCGGAGGAAAGGCGGAAGTACATTCCTGTCGAGGACACGAACGACATTTTCATTTTTGGCGAAGTAGATGTCTCGAAGCGCTTTCTTGAATTTGCGTCACAAAAGGAGATTTGTGTCCATTATTTTAACCATCATGGGTATTACGTGGGAACTTTTTACCCACGGGAACATTACAATGCCGGCCATGTCGTCGTAAAACAAGTTGAACATTATATTGATCAAGAGAAACGACTTGCCTTAGCACGCGCCTTTGTGGACGGTTCAATCGCGCAAATGATGCAAGTATTGAAGTATTATCGAGGTCGAGTTGCATCTGGTAGGGATGTTTTAGAAGAATTGCTAATACAGATGAAAAGTGATCAATCACAGCTTGCAGAGACGGAGACAGTGGAAGAATTGATGGCAGTGGAAGGTCACGCCCGCGAGCGGTATTACCAGTCGTTTGACTACATAATGAACAACCCCGACTTCGTATTTGAGAAGAGGACGAAACGACCCCCAAAAAACCGGGTCAATGCGATGATTAGTTTTGGAAATTCGATTTGCTATACGACGGTGTTGAGTGAGATATATAAGACATTTTTAGATCCACGGATCGGCTATTTACACGCGACGAACTTCCGTCGATTTTCACTAAATTTGGATGTGGCAGAGATTTTTAAACCGATCATGGTTGATCGCCTCATTTTTTCGCTCGTTAACAAGAAGATGCTTACAAAGAAAGATTTTGACGGGCACACAGACGGGATCTTATTGTCGGAGACCGGAAGGAAGAAGTTCGTGCAAGAATTGGACAAGCGGATGAAAACGACTGTCAACCACCGCCACTTGGGGAAATCTGTCTCCTACCGCCGCCTAATTCGGCTCGAACTGTACAAAATCCAGAAACACTTTCTGGATGAACGGTTATATGAACCGTATCAATCGTTGTGGTGA
- the cas2 gene encoding CRISPR-associated endonuclease Cas2: MFVILVYDFNEKRVAKALKIARKYLHWVQNSVLEGEISNANYVKLKMELERLMNEEEDSVIFYTFRTQKYSKREEMGLKKGGEEFIL, translated from the coding sequence ATGTTTGTTATACTTGTATATGATTTCAACGAAAAACGTGTTGCGAAGGCTTTGAAGATTGCCCGTAAGTATTTACACTGGGTGCAAAACTCCGTTCTAGAAGGGGAAATATCTAACGCCAATTATGTAAAATTGAAGATGGAGTTAGAGCGTCTTATGAATGAGGAGGAGGATTCGGTGATCTTTTATACGTTCCGCACGCAGAAGTATTCAAAGCGTGAGGAGATGGGACTGAAGAAGGGCGGCGAAGAATTCATTTTGTGA
- a CDS encoding PepSY domain-containing protein produces MKKKVFSICIASLVVVGGFGVAGSVFGSSSSANIVSAAQTDQEPIDEARAVQIAKDKFGGEVINVEIDTEHGQKMYEVEMKNTAKGRIDGDVSAETGKIIEIDVERDDDEGHDEGQDEGKHKQMHKDGIHPKISIDHAEQIALSQLDGRDGRVEEVKLDQDDGEMVYKVEIETQNGLEYDLKIDANSGKVVEMELDD; encoded by the coding sequence ATGAAGAAAAAGGTTTTTTCTATTTGTATCGCATCACTCGTTGTCGTAGGGGGCTTTGGGGTGGCTGGTTCGGTATTCGGTTCGTCTAGTTCGGCTAATATAGTTTCTGCTGCCCAAACGGATCAAGAACCGATCGACGAGGCGCGGGCCGTACAAATTGCCAAAGATAAATTCGGTGGAGAAGTCATTAACGTTGAGATCGATACGGAGCACGGTCAGAAAATGTATGAGGTGGAAATGAAAAATACGGCAAAGGGACGGATCGACGGCGATGTTTCCGCGGAGACCGGTAAAATCATCGAGATAGATGTTGAACGCGATGACGATGAGGGTCACGATGAGGGACAAGATGAGGGAAAACATAAACAAATGCACAAAGACGGGATTCATCCAAAAATTAGCATAGACCATGCGGAGCAAATCGCTTTAAGCCAACTAGATGGCCGAGATGGTCGGGTGGAAGAAGTAAAACTGGATCAAGATGACGGTGAAATGGTGTATAAAGTTGAAATCGAGACGCAAAACGGGCTTGAATACGATCTAAAAATCGACGCCAATTCCGGAAAAGTTGTCGAGATGGAATTGGATGATTAA